Genomic segment of Strigops habroptila isolate Jane chromosome 12, bStrHab1.2.pri, whole genome shotgun sequence:
gcatcACCTCCCGCCCTGCCCCATGCCCTGCCCCACGCCTTGGGGACCACAGTATGGGGTGCGGGGTCCCCACGGGAGGGTGCGGGCTCTGGGAGGACGCAGGGTCAGCCCCAGCTCTATGCTGTTCCTACTCATGTGGTGGCCTTTGCCccatggctggagctgggctgggagcagcacagggatggggggacgctgtgaggaggagcacacgtgtgtgtgcatTGTGCATCAGCTCCTGTGTGCCCCACGGCATGAGGGGTGTGCTGGGACCATGCTCAGCAGCGAGCTCAGCCCCATGGCTCAGCCCTATGTGTGCCCCATGCCCATGAGCTGGGCAGGGGATGGAGAGCCTGGCCCCGGGGCCTCAGATCCACTTGTCCTGGAGGAGCTGCATCCATTCTGGCCCTGCAGGAAGGACGAGGGGCAGTGGAGTGGGATGGCTCCGGTTTGGCACCTCTGTGGCTCAGCCTTGGATGGACCCAGCACTTTGACCTGGGCGATGTTCAGTGGGGCCCCTGGGGCATGGTCACATCTTGGCATGGCCCTGAAAGGGACAAGGCACTCTGGAGCACCTCGCTCAGCCCCTGTGTCTGCAGATGCCTAGCAAGTGCCGTCCCCTGAGCCCCTGAGCACGGCCGGGCACAGGATGGAGAGCCGCCGGcgggacatggagctgctgagcaaCAGCATGGCCGCGTACGCACACATCCGAGGTGAGCCCAGCCCTGTCCGGGGGGACACTGGGGCCACCATGGGCCCCGCAGCGAGCACAGGCCGGTCCCTCATCCCCTTTGCTCTCCCCGCAGCCAACCCCGAGAGCTTTGGGCTCTACTTCGTGCTGGGCGTCTGCTTCGGGCTGGTGCTGACCCTGTGCCTGCTGGTGCTGCGCCTCTCCTGCgcgccccccccgcgccgccccaGGGGCTTCAGTGAGGACGACGAGGATGAGGACGAGGATGAagacgaggaggaggaggaggacaccATTGACCGCGCAGCATCCGAGTCGCTGCTGCCGGTGACCGAGATCCCGCTGGAGACTCACGGCCCCGGGGACGGGGCTGTGGCCGTCAACGTGTTCACGTCGGcggaggagctggagcaggcgCAGCGGCTGGAGGAGCGCGAGCGCATCATCCGCGAGATCTGGCGCAACGGGCAGCCCGACATCCTGGGCACCGGCTCCCTGGGCCGCGTCCACTACTACTGACCCCGGCACCGAGCCCGGGGAGCTGCCACGGAGcgggaggatgaggagggggCTGCTCATTGCCCCTGTGCTGGAGGCTCTGCCCCCAGAGCACCCCCAGGGCCAAGCTTGTCCCTCGATGCACTTTGAGCCATTGGTACGACTGCTGGCACCAGCCGAGCAGCCCCGGGaccctgcagggacagggacaaggaCAGGGCAGACCTTGGTGGCCATCTCCATGGGTCATGTCTGGCTGTTTCCGTGTAAGCTTTGGGGGTCCTGCCCCACAAACATGGTGCTGTTACACCCTTCCTGGGGCACAGTGtggtgcggggggggggggggggggggggtggtgcCGGGATGGGTCCGGCCACCGCCGCCTTCCCAAGCCAAAGCCTTTCCCGTGGCCCCACTAAAATTAGCCGGATCCTTTCCGGCACCGCCCTGGGCCTGACCCGGGCGGATGTTTCCCCGCGGCGCTCCCCAGGGATGTGGGGCTGCTCCCCGCGGGGCTGGGTCACATCCTGCCCGTGCTCCCAGCGCtatcccagccccacaccgtGCTGGGGCCCCGCTGCACCCTCCCCAGCCCCCTACAAAAATAGCTCCCTCCCAGGCCGGTCCCGCCAGCGCCAACAGGATCCAGATGTTTTCCAGATGTTCTCCCAGCCCCACGCTGGTGGCTGGAGgccaggatgggatggggctggggctgggatgggaaacggtgcaggaggtggaggaggagaagcaggaggaggagggaagaggcactgccctgtgctgtgATGGGTCCCCTGTGCCATGGTGGGATGccctgtgcctggcagcaccagcccagctctgcccagccccacagggTCCCGGCAGCCCATAGCAGAGCCCCTCTGCAGCACCCACCCAGCACTCTGTACCCAGAACAGTTTATTTCAAACACCATccctgtgccatggggctgTTGTCCGGCCTCGGGGCCACGCTGTGCCACAGAACACAGCGCTGGGCTGCGGGGTGGGCATCCTGCACCCCAACCAGTGCAGAACCGGGCACAGCACCATGAGCCCCCCCGGAGCACCGCAGCCCCCGGCCACGATCAGCAGGGCAGCACCTTCCTCACCAGCTCGATCTCTGCCTGCAGGGAGATGCCGTgagcaatggggggcaatgggacCGCGCGCGGGGCAGCCCCTCGCCGGGACTCACCTGCAGAGCCTGGCGCTTGGCccgctcctgccccagctccagcctcacGTCCTCCAGGTCCCGCCTGCAACGTGCCGGGGACTCAGCCCCGGTGATGCTGAACCACCGGGGATCCCACCCCCCCAAGCCCCGACACCCCCAGACCCACTCACAGGTGCTGCACCCGCATCAGGTCCACCAGGAGGTGCAGGGACCGGACCTCTGCCTTCAGGTGCTCCAGGGCCAGCGTCTCCTTTGGACACGGCGCCACCAGCACCTCCGTGCTCCACGGTGGGGCCGGCGCCTGCCCCGCGCTGGTGTGGGGCGTCCCCCGTGGCTGGTCCCCACTGCAGGGaccccccgcgccccccgggGTGAGGCTGGGCGGCCGCTGGCCTGGTACCCGGGGACGTGTGGCCGTGGGGTGGCTCAGCCGGGCCGTGGTGACCGGCACCACATTGAAGCCATCAGCATCTGCGAAAAAGGTGCCAAAGAGATGCCAAAGAGGTGCCAAAGAGGTGCCAAAGAGGAGCCAAAGAGGTGCCAAAGAGGAGCCGAAGAGGTGCCAAAGAGATGCCGAAGAGGAGCCAAAGAGGTGCCAAAGAGATGCCGAAGAGGTGCCAAAGAGGTGCCAAAGAGATGCCGAAGAGGTGCCAAAGAGGTGCCAAAGAGATGCCGAAGAGGAGCCAAAGAGGAGCCAAAGAGGAGCCAAAGAGGTGCCAAAGAGGTGCCAAAGAGATGCCGAAGAGGTGCCAAAGAGGAGCCAAAGAGGTGCCAAAGAGGAGCCGAAGAGGTGCCAAAGAGATGCCAAAGAGATGCTGAAGAGGAGCCAAAGAGGTGCCAAAGAGATGCCAAAGAGATGCCGAAGAGGTGCCAAAGAGATGCCGAAGAGGAGCCAAAGAGGTGCCAAAGAGATGCCAAAGAGGAACCGAAGAGGTGCCAAAGAGATGCCAAAGAGATGCCGAAGAGGAGCCAAAGAGGTGCCAAAGAGATGCCGAAGAGGTGCCAAAGAGATGCCGAAGAGGAGCCAAAGAGGTGCCAAAGAGATGCCGAAGAGGTGCCAAAGAGATGCCGAAGAGGTGCCAAAGAGATGCCGAAGAGGAGCCAAAGAGGTGCCAAAGAGATGCCGAAGAGGTGCCAAAGAGATGCCGAAGAGGAGCCAAAGAGGTGCCAAAGAGATGCCGAAGAGGTGCCAAAGAGGTGCCGAAGAGATGCCGAAGAGGAGCCAAAGAGGTGCCAAAGAGATGCCGAAGAGGAGCCGAAGAGGAGCCAAAGAGGTGCCAAAGAGATGCCGAAGAGGTGCCAAAGAGGTGCCAAAGAGATGCCGAAGAGGAGCCAAAGAGGTGCCAAAGAGATTCCAAAGCAATGCCAAATTGCTCAGTGCCCGGTGCTGGCACAAGGCATGGTCCTGCCatggctgcagcaccagctcctaCCTGCATCACCGGCTCTGCCCCGCTCCGTGTCTGAGGCGCAGGGCTGGGGGCCACCGGGCCTGGGGACAGCAGAGGTGGTGAAGTGGCACAGCATGGACCAAGCATGGACACCTCACATCAGCGCGGTGCTGATGTGCTGGGGGCATGGGGGCATCGCGGCAGCTCCGGACGCCCCAGCGCGGCCGCGTGAGTCTTACTTGCTTGTCATTGCAGGGGCTGGTTTGGCCTTGGCAGGGACggggggagcaggagccatCCTCTTGCTGGGGGGCTGCTTGGCCGGCTCCATCCCCAGCGGTG
This window contains:
- the EVA1B gene encoding protein eva-1 homolog B, which encodes MESRRRDMELLSNSMAAYAHIRANPESFGLYFVLGVCFGLVLTLCLLVLRLSCAPPPRRPRGFSEDDEDEDEDEDEEEEEDTIDRAASESLLPVTEIPLETHGPGDGAVAVNVFTSAEELEQAQRLEERERIIREIWRNGQPDILGTGSLGRVHYY